The genome window ACGTCCTCGGCGAGGGGTGAGGGCAGCCGGTGGGTTACCGTCCGCCGCCCGAGTGCGAGCCCGTGCCGGCGCGGGAGCCGCCGCGCTGACCGCCGCGGCGGTCGCCGGATCGCTGGTCGTCGGACCGGCGGTCGTCGGATCCGCGTCGGCCGCCGACCGCTCATCCGCCGACCGCCCATCCGCCGCCTCACCGTCCGAAGCCCCGCCCGCCGCCTACTCCGAAGCCGTCTCCTGCCGGTCGCGAGCTCGACCCGTATGTCACGTTTCGTGACCCCGCCCGAACGGGTTGCGCCGGCGCTGTGCGCCGCGCTCGGCGTCGCGGGCGCCGTGGCGCAAGGCATCACCCGCGACCCACTCGCCTCCTCAACCACCCTGGGAATCCTCAAGGTCCCGGACGAGACCTGGATGTCCGGCATCGGCGTCCAGGCCGCCGAGGAGATGCTCACCGACCTCGCGAAGGCCACCGGAGTCGAACCCCCGAAGCGGTAGTTCCCCGTGGCTCCCGCAGCAGCCACTCCCGCTGTACCCGGGGCGGGCCCCACCACGGGACGGGCCCGCCCCGCACCCCGCACCCCGCACCCCCCGCTCAACCCCTCACCCGCTACCGGAAGTCGTGCGCCACCCCGATGCGTCTGTACCTGCTCGCCCTCAACCCCACCGACTCCGTCACCGAGGGCTTCCTACCCGCCGCCGCCCGGCTCGGCCTGGACGTCACGCTCCTCACCGACCAGCCCGACGCCCACCGTGCCGCCGCCTATCCGGAGCACCCCGCGATCGAGATCCTCCCCTGCGACGTACGCGACCATCGCGCCCTCGTCACCAGGATCTCCACCCACCACCGGCCCGACGCGGTCTTCACCAACAGCGACCACCTCCAGACCCAGGCCGCCCTCGCCGCCCACTGCTTCGAACTCCCCGGCAAGGACTGGCGGGCCACCCTGCGCGGCAAGGACAAGGCCGAGATGCGCCGGCGTGGACACCGTCTGGTCCGCCGAGATCAGCGGCTCGGCCGACCTCGCCGGCCCGCTCGTCGCGGACGCCCCGTACCCCAGGAACCATGACAAGGCCCTTCGTCGTGGGTAAACGCCGGTGTACGCCGCCCGTCGGAAGACCACGACCGGGTGGTGGCGGGACCGCGCACGGTGGCGGCCGGACTCAGGCCGCCTCCGGGTACGCGTAGAAACCCTGCCCCGACTTCCGGCCGAGGCGCCCGGCGGCGACCATGCGGCGCAGCAGGGGCGGGGGCGCGTACAGGGGTTCGGCGTGTTCCTCGTAGAGGGACTCGGCGATGGCCCGGGCCGTGTCGAGGCCGATGAGGTCGAGGAGCCGGAGCGGGCCCATGGGGTGGGCGCAGCCGAGTTCCATGCCGTGGTCGATGTCCTCGGCGGTGGCGGTGCCCGACTGGACCATGCGGACGGCGGCGAGCAGATACGGCAGCAGCAGGGCGTTGACGATGAATCCCGCCCGGTCCGGGGCCTGGACCACGGTCTTGCCCAGCCGCCCGAACGCCGTCGTGCGGCGGGCCGTGCCCGAGGAACGGCCCTCTCCGGAGGAACGGCCCTCGCCGCAGGAACGGACCGCGCCGGGAGAGCGGACTAGGCGGGGTGTTCCTGGTTGACCATCTTGCCCAGCAGGGTGACCAGCTGGGAGATCTCCCGGTCCTCCAGGACGCCCATCCAGGCGTGCTCGCGCTCGGTCTGCCCCTCGATGGCCTTGCGCAGCATCGTGAGACCGGACTCGGTGAGCGAGACCCGGACGAGCCGCCGGTCGCCCTGCTCACGGCGCCGCTCGACGAGTCCGCGCTCTTCGAGGGTGTTGATGGCGCTGGAGACGCTGGCCCGCGAGGTGCCGGAGATACGGGCGATCTCGCGCTGTTCCATGTCCCCGAAGACCCAGAGGGTGTTCATGATCCGGAAGCCGGCCCAGGTCATCCCGAGCGGCCGGTGCACGGAGGCCTCGAAGTCCTGCACGAGACGTGCGACGAGCCGGGTGAGATGGGTGACCAGCGCGACGCCGTCCAGCTGGCGGTCCGTGTGGCCCATCTCCTGGTGGCGGGTGCGCACCTTGTCGAAGAACTCGCGGGAGCGCGGATGGTCGACGGCGCCGACGGTGTCTCCTACGTGATCGTCCGACACGTGAGGGCTCCCTTTCTCCGGACCGCTCGCATCGTAACAGCGCGTGTCGGTCCCACCGAGCGGGTCGATCTCATCGGCTGATCGGATTGCGCATCGTACCGACACCGGGAAGTTCGGTGGTCAGCGTCATCCCGGGCTCCAGGTACAGGCGCGGGACGCGCCGGACTCCGCAGCCGGCGGGGGTGCCGGTGAAGACCAGGTCACCGGGTTGCAGGGTCACACGGCGGGAGAGCCAGAACACCAACTCCGGGACGGGGAAGATGAGATCGGAGGTCCGGCCGCGCTGGACCTCCAGGTCGTCGACGTGTCCGACGATCTCGATGTCGTCGGGGTCGTCGAACTCGTCGACGGTCGCCGTCAGCGGCCCGGTCGGGCTGTAGGTGTCGTAGGACTTGGCGAGGGTGAACTGGTTCAGCGGCTTGCGCCACTGCTCGCGGCGGTCGGTGATGTCCTGTCCGGCGGTCACTCCGACGATGCCGTCCCAGACCGCGCCGGGTTCCACCGCGCGCATGGTCCGGCCGATGACGACCACGACCTCGGCCTCGAAGTCGCACTTGTCGATGCCCTCGGCCACGATCACCGGGTCGTGGGGCCCGGTCAGCGAGCTGCTGAACTTGCCTAAGACGGTGGGCTGTTCGGGGATCGGCAGGTCCGACTCCTCGGCGTGGCCCCGGTAGTTGAGCGCGACGGCGAGGATCTTCGGGGCGCGCGGGGAGACCGGGCCGAGGAGCTTCTCGTCGTACTCGGCGAGGTCGGCGTCGCCCGCGGCCTCGGCGAGCCGGCGCAGCTCGGCGTGGTGCGCGAGGTCGTAGAGGACGGCGGGGTCGGGGGTGCCGAGGGCCCGGATCTCGTCGTCGGACACCCCGGCCCGGCGGGCGATGCGGACGTGCTGCAGCCACTCGTACTCGGCCCGGGTGAGCCAGGCGACCCGCAGGATCACCAGCTCACGGGCCCGGACGGACAGGGTGTTCCTGCCCAGGACGTGGTTGCCGACGACGAGGAAGCGGCGGAGCGCGTCCGGGTGCGCGGCGAGCGTCGTCCAGATCGCGTAGATGTCACCGCCGGCCTCGGCGTTGCGGTACGGCTCCAGGGCCGTCAGCGCCTTCTCCGGGATGTCCTTCTCCGCCACGGGGGACAGACGCGGCTCAGATACAGGCATGGGTCGCCCTTCGTGACGGCCGGGCGGCCGTCGTCGGATGCCCCGACCGTGGACAGATAGAACTCTGACAGTCAAGAGTCTTGCGAACCTTCGCCCCGCATTAGTCAGAGTCTTGATAATTAGAACTCTGACAACTAGCTTCGAGCAGCGGGCGGCCCCTCGCGCTTTCCCGGGCGGGCCCCGACGAGTGGAGGTTCCGATGAGTATTCGCAGCCTGGGCTATCTCGGCATCGGCTCACCCGACCAGATCACCGAGCATCTGACGCTGGAGCCCGGCGATGTGGTCTCCACGGGCACCCCGGCCGGCGTCGGCCTCGGCACCGGGCGGTGAGCGGCTCCTCGCCGGGTGGGCGCCGAAGGCGTCCGTCGTCGACGCCACCGTCCCGGCGGGCGCGCTGAAGGCGTACGCGCTCGTCGACGACGCCGCCTCCAAGGTGGTCCTGCCCGTACGCCCGGGGACTCGACTCGACGCTCTCGCCCCGGAGTTCGCCCTCTCCGCGGACTCCCGCATCGACCCGCCGTCCGGCACCCCGCGCGACTTCCGCACCCCGCGGCCGTACACCGTCACCACGGCCGGCGGGACCGCCCGCACCTGGACGGTCGAGGCCGTGCCCATGCGCAGTCCACTGCTGCCGGGGCTGCACGCCGACCCCAACATCCAGGAGTTCCACGGCCGTTACTACCTCTACCCGACGACGGACGGATTCGAGGGCTGGGGCGGCACCCGGTTCCAGGTGTACTCCTCCGACGATCTGGTCACCTGGCGGCACCACGGGGTCGTGCTCGATCTGGAGTCGGATGTGAGCTGGGCGGACCGCTACGCCTGGGCGCCGGCCGCCGGGGAGCGCGACGGGGCGTACTACTTCTACTTCTACTTCTGCGCGAACCAGCAGATCGGTGTGGCCGTCGCGGACAGCCCGACCGGCCCCTTCCGGGACGCCCTGGACCGGCCGCTGATCGGGCGCGACGACTACGCGGGCCAGATGATCGACCCGGCCGTCTTCAAGGACGACGACGGCACGTCCTCTCTCTACTGGGGCAACCGCGAGGCGTACGGTGTGCCGCTCGGCGAGGACATGGTGTCCTTCGATCCGGCGCTGGTACGGCGGTTCACCCCGGACGGCTTCCGCGAGGGCGCCTTCGTCGTGAAGCGGCGGGGCGTCTACTACTTCATGTGGTCGGAGGACGACACCCGCAGCGAGGACTATCGCGTCGCCTACGCGACCGGGCCCTCACCGCTCGGCCCCTGGACGAAGCGGGGGGGGTGATCCTGAAGAAGCGTCCGGAGTACGGGATCCTCGCGACCGGTCACCACACGGTCGTCAATGTGCCCGGCACCGACGACTGGTTCATCTGCTACCACCGGTTCGCGATTCCGGGCCCCGGCACTCCGCGCGGCGACGGCATGCGCCGGGAATCCACCCTGGACCGGCTGGTGTTCGCGGCGGACGGCTCGATCGAGGAGGTCGTGCCGACCCTGGAGTCCATCGAGCCGGTCCGGACGCTCGGGTCCGGATGAGGCCCCGTTCCGCCGTGTTCAGCCGTGCGGCAGGGTCTCGCGGGCGTACCGGGCGAAGGCGCGCGACCGGCGGGTGGGGGTGACGGTCGTGGCATGGGCGATCACGACCCTGACCTCCTCCAGCGGGTCGCCGATCGGTACCGATGCCAGTGGCAGGCCCTCGAAGTTGGTGGCGGTCGGCCAGCGCTGGATCAGCAGGGAGTAGCCGAGGCCGCGGGCGACGAGGGTGCGTACGGCCTCGATGGAGGAGGTGCGGTAGCGGATGTTCGGCTTGACGCCGACGCCGCGCATCCAGCGGTCGGCGTTGGCCGGGGCGGGCGGGGCCGCGTAGACGATCAGGGGCTCGTCGGCGAGTTCGGTGAGGGAGACGGCGTCCCGGCCGGCCAGCGGGTGCCCCGGCGACAGGATCACGTACGGCCTGCTCGCCCGTACCGTGGTGCAGGTCAGGCCTGTCTCGGCGCCGGTCTCGTAGAGCAGGCCCAGATCGCAGGCGCCGTCGAGGAGGGCCTGGGCCGTCCTCAGTCGTGCGGTGCCTGGCCGCTGACCCGGTGGTCCGCGTGGCTGAGCGCCTCCACGACCAGACGCCGCAAGTGCCCGTCGCCGAGGCGGTAGTAGATGTGGCGCCCCTCCCTGCGGGTGTCCACGAGCCCGGCGAGCCGCAGCTTCGCCAGGTGCTGGCTGACGGCCGTACGCGACGCCTCGCAGCGGTCGGCCAGTGAACCGACGTCCGACTCGCCCTGGGCGAGCAGCCACAGCAGATGCAGCCGGGTGACGTCCGAGAGCATCGCGAACACTCCGGTCGCCTCGACGAGCCGTGCGCTGTCGGGGGCGCGCAGATGCGCACCGGACGCAGGTGAGACGGCGTGGCGTTCTGGCATGTGCCCAGGGTAGGCGCTCCGCCGGGGGTGCGTCGTGAGCACCCTCGGCATTCATGTGCGCAGATGCGCACATGAAGTTATAGTCGGCTCATGCTTGCCGTTCTGCGTCAGCGTGTCTATCGGCGGCTCTTCGTCGCCCAGGTCGTGGCCCTGGTGGGGACGGGCCTCGCGACCGTCGCGCTCGGGCTGCTGGCCTACGACCTCGCGGGGGCCGACGCCGGGTCGGTGCTGGGCACGGCGCTCGCGATCAAGATGGTGGCCTGTGTGGTGATCGCGCCGGCCGTCGGCGCGGTCGCCGACCGGGTGCCTCGGCGGGCGCTCATGGTGACGGCGGATCTGGTGCGGGCCGGGATCGCCGTGTCGCTGCCGTTCGTCGGCGCGGTCTGGCAGGTGTACGTCCTGGTGTTCCTGCTCCAGTCCGCCTCGGCCGCGTTCACGCCCACGTTCCAGGCAGTCGTCCCCGAAGTGCTGCCCGAGGAGCGGGACTACACCCGGGCGCTGTCGATGTCACGGCTGGCGTACGACCTGGAGAGCCTCCTCTCCCCCGCGTTCGCGGCCGTCCTGCTGTCCGTGATCACCTACAACTGGCTGTTCACCGGTACCGTCGTCGGTTTCCTCGCCTCGGCCGCGCTGGTCGTCTCGACCGCCCTGCCCGCGCGGGCCGCCGCCTCCGTCCCGCGCACGGGCGGGCTGTACGCCAGGGCCACGGCCGGCACACGCCTGTTCCTCGGCGTTCCCGCGCTGCGGGCCCTGCTCGCCCTGAACCTCGCGGTCGCGGCGGCCGGGGCGATGGTGACGGTCAACTCCGTCGTCTACGTCCGCGAGGTGCTGGGCCTGTCGGCGGGCGCCGTACCGCTGGCGCTGGGGGCGTACGGGGCCGGGTCGATGGTGGTGGCCCTGGTGCTGCCCCGTGTCCTGGACAGGGTGCGGGACCGGGCGGTGATGCTGTGGGGCGCGCTGTCGCCGGCCGTCGTCTTCGCCGGGCTCGGCGTCGTCACGGCCGCGCGGGGCGGGAGTTGGCGGCTGCCCGCGTTGCTCGTGCTCTGGGCCGCGTTCGGTGCCGCGTCCTCGGCGGTGCTCACCCCGGCCGGGCGGCTGATCCGTCGCTCGGTGCCGCCCGGGGAGCGTACGGCCGCGTTCGCCGCGCAGTTCTCCCTGTCGCACGGCTGCTGGCTGCTGACGTACCCGCTGGCCGGGTGGCTCGGAGCGGCGGCGGGGCTCGACCGGGCGGTGCTCGCGCTGGGTTCGATCGCCCTGGGCGCGGCGCTGCTCGCCGTACGGCTGTGGCCGGCGGACCCGGCCGCCGACCCGCAACCGGCCGCCGAGCCGCGCCCGGTGGCCGAGCCGCGCCCGGTGGCCGAGCCGACGCCCCGCGCGCACGCGGCCCACGCAGCGCACACGGCCCACGCGCACGCGGCCCGAGTGCGCCCCCTCACACGCTGAGCGCCGCCCGGACGGTCTGTTCGGAGCCGGTGCCGCCCTCGCCCGACGAGGTGACCCGGCCCGCTTCCAGGACGTAGTACCGCTCGGCCGCCCGCATGGCGAAGCCCACGTGCTGTTCGACGAGGAGGACGGAGAGGCCGCCCCGGCGGGTCAGGGCGAGGATCGTCTCCTCGATCTCGGCGACGACGGAGGGCTGGATACCCTCGGTCGGCTCGTCGAGGAGGAGCAGACGGGGGCGGGTGATCAGGGCGCGGGCGAAGGCGAGTTGCTGGCGCTGGCCGCCGGAGAGGAGACCGGCGCGGCGGCCGGACAGTTCCCGCAGGACGGGGAACAGGTCCAGGGCCTCCGCGATCGCCTCCTTGCCCTCCGGGCGGCCGTCGGCGACCAGTTGCAGGTTCTCGGCGGTGGTGAGGTGCGGGAACGACTGCTGGCCCTGCGGGACATAGGCCATGCCCCGGGCCACCCGCTGGTGCGGGGCGAGGTGGGTGATGTCCTCGCCGTCCAGCAGGACGGTCCCGCCCTTGGGCTTGATGAGGCCCATGGCGGCGCGCAACAGGGTGCTCTTGCCTGCGCCGTTGTGGCCGAGGACGGCTCCGACGCCGTCCTTCGGGACGGTGACGGTGACGTCGTGCAGCACGGTCGTCCGGTCGTAGCCGGCCCGGACGGAGTTGATCTCCAGCATGGGCGTCATGCCTCCTCGGCGACGGGGACGGGGGCGGAAGCGGGAGCCGCGACCGGCTCGGCGGCGGGTTCGGGCTCGGAGGCGCGGCCGAGGTAGACCTCCTGGACCTTGGCGTCGGCCTGGACCTCGGCGACGGAGCCCTCGCTGAGGACCTTGCCCGCGTGCAGGACGGTGACGCTGCGGGCGAAGGAGCGCATGAAGTCCATGTCGTGCTCGATGACGACGACCGTGTGGTCCTCGCCGACGCGCCTGAGCAGCTCGCCCGTGGCCTCGCGTTCGTCGTGGCTCATGCCGGCGACCGGCTCGTCGAGCAGCAGCAGTCGCACGTCCTGGACGAGCAGCATGCCGATCTCCAGCCACTGCTTCTGTCCGTGGGCCAGGACACCCGCCGGACGGTCGCGCAGCGCGGTCAGACCGGTGGTCTCCAGGGCCCTGGTCACGGCCTCCGGTACGCCCTTGCGGC of Streptomyces phaeolivaceus contains these proteins:
- a CDS encoding iron chelate uptake ABC transporter family permease subunit yields the protein MSRFVTPPERVAPALCAALGVAGAVAQGITRDPLASSTTLGILKVPDETWMSGIGVQAAEEMLTDLAKATGVEPPKR
- a CDS encoding MarR family winged helix-turn-helix transcriptional regulator; its protein translation is MSDDHVGDTVGAVDHPRSREFFDKVRTRHQEMGHTDRQLDGVALVTHLTRLVARLVQDFEASVHRPLGMTWAGFRIMNTLWVFGDMEQREIARISGTSRASVSSAINTLEERGLVERRREQGDRRLVRVSLTESGLTMLRKAIEGQTEREHAWMGVLEDREISQLVTLLGKMVNQEHPA
- a CDS encoding fumarylacetoacetate hydrolase family protein, which translates into the protein MPVSEPRLSPVAEKDIPEKALTALEPYRNAEAGGDIYAIWTTLAAHPDALRRFLVVGNHVLGRNTLSVRARELVILRVAWLTRAEYEWLQHVRIARRAGVSDDEIRALGTPDPAVLYDLAHHAELRRLAEAAGDADLAEYDEKLLGPVSPRAPKILAVALNYRGHAEESDLPIPEQPTVLGKFSSSLTGPHDPVIVAEGIDKCDFEAEVVVVIGRTMRAVEPGAVWDGIVGVTAGQDITDRREQWRKPLNQFTLAKSYDTYSPTGPLTATVDEFDDPDDIEIVGHVDDLEVQRGRTSDLIFPVPELVFWLSRRVTLQPGDLVFTGTPAGCGVRRVPRLYLEPGMTLTTELPGVGTMRNPISR
- a CDS encoding fumarylacetoacetate hydrolase family protein, with the protein product MSIRSLGYLGIGSPDQITEHLTLEPGDVVSTGTPAGVGLGTGR
- a CDS encoding LysR substrate-binding domain-containing protein; this translates as MRTAQALLDGACDLGLLYETGAETGLTCTTVRASRPYVILSPGHPLAGRDAVSLTELADEPLIVYAAPPAPANADRWMRGVGVKPNIRYRTSSIEAVRTLVARGLGYSLLIQRWPTATNFEGLPLASVPIGDPLEEVRVVIAHATTVTPTRRSRAFARYARETLPHG
- a CDS encoding ArsR/SmtB family transcription factor — its product is MPERHAVSPASGAHLRAPDSARLVEATGVFAMLSDVTRLHLLWLLAQGESDVGSLADRCEASRTAVSQHLAKLRLAGLVDTRREGRHIYYRLGDGHLRRLVVEALSHADHRVSGQAPHD
- a CDS encoding MFS transporter, which codes for MLAVLRQRVYRRLFVAQVVALVGTGLATVALGLLAYDLAGADAGSVLGTALAIKMVACVVIAPAVGAVADRVPRRALMVTADLVRAGIAVSLPFVGAVWQVYVLVFLLQSASAAFTPTFQAVVPEVLPEERDYTRALSMSRLAYDLESLLSPAFAAVLLSVITYNWLFTGTVVGFLASAALVVSTALPARAAASVPRTGGLYARATAGTRLFLGVPALRALLALNLAVAAAGAMVTVNSVVYVREVLGLSAGAVPLALGAYGAGSMVVALVLPRVLDRVRDRAVMLWGALSPAVVFAGLGVVTAARGGSWRLPALLVLWAAFGAASSAVLTPAGRLIRRSVPPGERTAAFAAQFSLSHGCWLLTYPLAGWLGAAAGLDRAVLALGSIALGAALLAVRLWPADPAADPQPAAEPRPVAEPRPVAEPTPRAHAAHAAHTAHAHAARVRPLTR
- the urtE gene encoding urea ABC transporter ATP-binding subunit UrtE — encoded protein: MLEINSVRAGYDRTTVLHDVTVTVPKDGVGAVLGHNGAGKSTLLRAAMGLIKPKGGTVLLDGEDITHLAPHQRVARGMAYVPQGQQSFPHLTTAENLQLVADGRPEGKEAIAEALDLFPVLRELSGRRAGLLSGGQRQQLAFARALITRPRLLLLDEPTEGIQPSVVAEIEETILALTRRGGLSVLLVEQHVGFAMRAAERYYVLEAGRVTSSGEGGTGSEQTVRAALSV
- the urtD gene encoding urea ABC transporter ATP-binding protein UrtD; the encoded protein is MSGEGLTVRDLRVTFDGFKAVDGVDLDIRPGDLRFLIGPNGAGKTTLVDAVTGLVKAGGSVRFGGEELIGKPVHRIARLGIGRTFQTATVFEELTVLQNLDIAAGAGRGPLTMLRRRKGVPEAVTRALETTGLTALRDRPAGVLAHGQKQWLEIGMLLVQDVRLLLLDEPVAGMSHDEREATGELLRRVGEDHTVVVIEHDMDFMRSFARSVTVLHAGKVLSEGSVAEVQADAKVQEVYLGRASEPEPAAEPVAAPASAPVPVAEEA